One genomic segment of Impatiens glandulifera chromosome 6, dImpGla2.1, whole genome shotgun sequence includes these proteins:
- the LOC124941247 gene encoding LOW QUALITY PROTEIN: huntingtin-interacting protein K-like (The sequence of the model RefSeq protein was modified relative to this genomic sequence to represent the inferred CDS: inserted 1 base in 1 codon), with amino-acid sequence HVEDRQLDXTRVQEAMASIAAAKEADLNAMRLREKELAAVKINAAEIDIIANELELDKKVAERTLREHKGDAVAAIRYLLR; translated from the exons CATGTCGAAGATCGCCAGCTTG TCACCCGCGTTCAAGAG GCTATGGCGTCGATTGCCGCAGCTAAGGAAGCTGATTTGAATGCAATGAGATTGAG GGAGAAGGAACTGGCTGCTGTGAAGATCAACGCTGCTGAGATCGACATAATTGCAAATGAGCTAGAG CTGGATAAGAAGGTGGCTGAAAGGACTTTACGTGAACACAAAGGTGACGCTGTTGCTGCCATCAGATACTTGCTTCGCTAG